In Amycolatopsis sp. FBCC-B4732, the genomic stretch CGCGCGACGTGACCACCGGCGCCCGCTGCACCCACCATCAACCCGGTGCTCAAGTCCGGGACGCCGTCGAACGCTCACTCTGACCGACCACAAAGGACCAGTTCAGGGCCGCACTCGTCGCTGGGCTTGAGGGGACTCGATGACGAGGCGGTCGATCAGGTGTACTCCGGCCCTTGTGGGGTTGGCAACGAACTCGGTCCGGTCGCTGGGATGGCGACCGGACCGAGTTCGTCTGGGGCTGTAAGTCAGTTGATGGTAAAGCGTTTCGGTGCCTCGCACGTTTTCGTCGCCAGGCCGTTGGTGACGAGCTTCTCCAAGGCGTTGTTCACCGCACCGCTGGACCGGACCAGTTCCACGCCGATCTTGGCGGGGCCGAACTCCTCGCCGGGATGCGCCTGCAGGAATCCCAGTACCATGTCGTACAGCCCACCCTTCGGCAGTCGGTCCTTTTTCGGCGTGACTCCCGGCGTTGCTGGGTCGCAGGCGGCGACGTCGGGGTCGGGCACGGGTGAAGGGCCGGGTTCCTGTGCGTCAGGTTCAGCGGCCGGAACGTTCACGTGCTGATCTGCCGCGTCTTCGGTCGTCGCCACTTCGGCGGTGTCGTCGTTTTGTTCGTCGCGCAACGTCCACGTGACGGGCACCGACTGGTCCTTGCCTGCCGTCCGGGTCACCAGTCCTTCGGCTGCCAAGCGCGAGAGGACCTTGGTGGCTGCGGAGCGGCCGATTCCGGCCGCGCTGGCCAGTTTTGCCGCAGTCGCGCCTGGGGCTGCTGCCTCTAGGGCTCGGCGCACCTTGGTTTCTGCGGTTTCGGGCTTGGCGTCGTTCGTCGCGGTGTCCAGAGTTGAGGGCATGACGGGCTCCGTTCGGTGAAGAAGGTGGATGGTCATGCCCCGGCCGGGGCGTTCGCCCGCCGGTGCGCATCCGGTGGTCGGGCTACATGTCTATGGACGCTCCATCAACCGGTTCGTGTCAAGCCATCGTCCAAACAAGACATACGTATCGCCCAGAAGTGATTGTCCGACAGCGTCAGCGGGCTGCGGTCGGCCTGGTCGCACCGAGATAGTCGTCGCCGGGGTAGCGGTACGGCTCCACCTTCACAGCTCGCCCGAAATCCGGTGCATCGATCATGTTGCCGCTGCCGATGTACAAACCGACGTGGTGGACACGTCCGGCGATCGCGTAGAAGACGAGGTCGCCGGGTAAGAGTGCTGCGCCGGCCGGCACGTGCGGTCCGGCGGCGTACTGCTCGCGCGAGGTCCGCGGCAACGGGATGCCGGCGGCGCCGTAGGAGGCTCGGGTCAAGCCGCTGCAGTCGAATCCGGCGTCGCCGTCGTCCGGGCCGTTGCCGCCCCAGACGTAGGGCAGCCCGCGTTGCCCGCAGGCGTAGTTGATGGCGGTGAGCGCAGCGGGCGTCGGCGCGGTGATGCTCGCGCAATCTCCGCCGCCAGTGTGCTCGCAGGTCACTCCGGCGACCGCGGCGACGATGACCTCGGCGTCCGCCTGGTGCCGTCCGTAGGCGTTCGGTGTGCCGGACCGCTGGACGGCCTGGGCTGCGTCGTTGAGGCTCATCTGCTGCCACCCGGACACGGCCCGGAGGTGCCGGTAGAACTGCGTTGCCGCGTAGGTCGGGTCCATGACCTGCTCGGGCGTGCCCCAGCCTTGGGAAGGGCGTTGCTGGAAGAGGCCGAGGCTGTCGCGGTCGCCGTGGTCGAGGTTGCGCAGGGTGGATTCCTGGATGGCGACGGCGACCGCGATGACCCACCCGGGCTCGGGAACCTGCAGCTGGCGGCCGACCGAGGTGACGATCGCCGCGTTGGCCAGCTGTTCAGGTCCGTAGCCGGGCACCTCGCCGGCAGTTCTCCCGGCGGGCGTGCAGGTCGTGCTCCCGCTGCCGGTGAGCGACGTGACGACGGCCTGGGGCACGGCGCCGAGCAGCACGGGAAGCATCGCGAGCGCGACGGCGACACCGACCGCGATCTTCGAACCCATGACGCACTCCTCGCGTGATCAGCACCCGGGGCGGCGAGTTCGGCCGGGGGTGGCGTCCGGCGGGGTGGGAGAAGGCGGTGGCAACCGGAAGGCTGCGGGTTGGCCGGAATTCACGTCGTCGAGGTCGGAAGTCGCCGCGGGCGCGAGGGCCGGCCAGGCGCGGGCCAGTTCGCCGAGCGCGTGCCGCGGCGAAGCCTGTTGTGTGAGCCGAGTGCCGAGGGGGCGCCAGACCTCGTCGGCCGGACCGTAGGAAGGTGCGTCCGCGCCGAGGAGGTCGGCGGCTGCGGTGGCGACAGGGACGTCGGCAGTCCGGTCGAGGGCGGCGTGGATTCGTGCTAGCGCGGAACGCGCGCTGGCCTCGCGGCGGCTGGTCGGGAGCCAGAAGAGCACCGGGGTGGCGATGCCGGTGGAGTCCGCGAGGCGGGCGTAGGCGAGCAGCTTACGGGCGAGTTTGGTCAGTGACTCGCTGCCGGTGTCGTACTCAAGGAAGAACTCGAGCTCGCCGGTGGCACTTCGCCAGCGGCCGTAGGCGTCCGGGATGACGAGGTCGCCGAAGTGACGGGCGCATCGGGTCTCCGACCACCAGGCCGTAACCTCCTCACCGTTTCGAACAGGGTCACGGCGGCCGCGTGCGATGAGGGCGGTGAAGAAGTCGCCGACGCCGACGGTGTGGGCGAGGCGCTGGTTGTGGGCGATGGCCATCGCTCGGTCATGCCGGTAGCCGAGGTCCTTGACCTCCAAGCCGTGTTCGGCGGCCAGCACGGCGGCACCGGCGGGCCCGAGGACGTAGTGCATCGGTGCCGAGCCGAGCTGGCGGAACGGCTGGAACCGGCTGACGGCGCGCCAGAGATACAGCTCGCGCAGCCGCTGGCGAGTGGAGCGGTCGGAGGGGAACGCGGCGTCCTGGATCTGAGTGGAGGTCAGGACGCGGTGTTCGTAGAGCAGCGCCAGCAGCCACTTGTCCCGGGCGGTCAGGCGCGCAGCAAGTGCGGCTTGATGCTCGACCGAGCCGGCCGCGCGGGCTGTCGTCCGGCCGGGAAGGTGCTGGCGCAGCTGATGTTGGCGGGTGGTCGTGATGATCACGGCGTACCTCCGGGCGAAGCGTTGCGGCGTGAACGGCGGGGATCGATCTTGCGCCCGTGCGGCACCGATCGTGCGGGTGCCTGTGGAGAAGGAGTGCGACCGGCGGGCGCGGAGCTGGCGCTGCGGATGGCCGCGCGGATCTCCTTGGCGCGGCCGGGAACGGCTGGGCGCATCGGGGTAGTGGTCATCGTGAACGGTTCGGTCTCGGCGCCGTTGACGACGAGCCGGGCGCCAACGTGGTAGACGCCGAGGTGCGCGAGGTCGTGTTCGGACAGCCGCGGTGTGGTGTGGCGGGCGAGTTCGCGGGCGTCCTCAGGGGAGGCGTTGAAGAAGATCTTCGACCGGGCGTTGGTCGAGATGCCTTCCTTGAGCTCGCGGGGAAGCTGCCCGAGGTGCTGGTGGGCGAGCGTCATCGCCAGCCGGAAGCCGCGGGCTTCGGCGAG encodes the following:
- a CDS encoding replication-relaxation family protein, translated to MIITTTRQHQLRQHLPGRTTARAAGSVEHQAALAARLTARDKWLLALLYEHRVLTSTQIQDAAFPSDRSTRQRLRELYLWRAVSRFQPFRQLGSAPMHYVLGPAGAAVLAAEHGLEVKDLGYRHDRAMAIAHNQRLAHTVGVGDFFTALIARGRRDPVRNGEEVTAWWSETRCARHFGDLVIPDAYGRWRSATGELEFFLEYDTGSESLTKLARKLLAYARLADSTGIATPVLFWLPTSRREASARSALARIHAALDRTADVPVATAAADLLGADAPSYGPADEVWRPLGTRLTQQASPRHALGELARAWPALAPAATSDLDDVNSGQPAAFRLPPPSPTPPDATPGRTRRPGC
- a CDS encoding C40 family peptidase, whose product is MGSKIAVGVAVALAMLPVLLGAVPQAVVTSLTGSGSTTCTPAGRTAGEVPGYGPEQLANAAIVTSVGRQLQVPEPGWVIAVAVAIQESTLRNLDHGDRDSLGLFQQRPSQGWGTPEQVMDPTYAATQFYRHLRAVSGWQQMSLNDAAQAVQRSGTPNAYGRHQADAEVIVAAVAGVTCEHTGGGDCASITAPTPAALTAINYACGQRGLPYVWGGNGPDDGDAGFDCSGLTRASYGAAGIPLPRTSREQYAAGPHVPAGAALLPGDLVFYAIAGRVHHVGLYIGSGNMIDAPDFGRAVKVEPYRYPGDDYLGATRPTAAR